From the genome of Haloterrigena sp. KLK7, one region includes:
- a CDS encoding class I fructose-bisphosphate aldolase, whose product MIPIDDSPIVRDGKSLILAMDHGLEHGPVDFEDVPEKLDPSTVFETATHDAVSAMAVQKGIAEGYYPSYEDDVNLLLKLNGTSNLWMGEPDSAVNCSVDYAAELGADALGFTVYGGSNHEIEMVEEFRDAQEKGREYDLPMVMWSYPRGQGLKNDTKPSTISYATRLALELGADIAKVKYPGSKDAMAHAVQCAGDMNVVMSGGSKTSDYEFLSTVEAVIDAGATGLAVGRNVWQRENPTQLLDALEKVIYEEETADAALEQTE is encoded by the coding sequence ATGATTCCGATCGACGACTCTCCGATCGTTCGCGACGGCAAGTCACTGATTCTCGCGATGGACCACGGGTTAGAGCACGGCCCGGTCGACTTCGAGGACGTCCCGGAGAAACTCGACCCGTCGACGGTCTTCGAGACGGCGACCCACGACGCCGTCTCCGCGATGGCCGTCCAGAAGGGGATCGCCGAGGGCTACTATCCCAGCTACGAGGACGACGTCAACCTCCTGTTGAAGCTCAACGGGACGTCGAACCTCTGGATGGGCGAACCGGACTCGGCGGTCAACTGCTCGGTCGACTACGCCGCCGAACTGGGCGCCGACGCCCTCGGCTTTACCGTCTACGGCGGTTCGAACCACGAGATCGAGATGGTCGAGGAGTTCCGCGACGCCCAGGAGAAGGGCCGCGAGTACGATCTCCCGATGGTCATGTGGTCGTACCCGCGCGGACAGGGACTGAAAAACGACACCAAACCCTCGACGATCTCCTACGCGACGCGGCTGGCCCTCGAGCTCGGCGCCGACATCGCGAAGGTCAAGTATCCCGGTAGCAAGGACGCGATGGCTCACGCGGTACAGTGTGCCGGCGACATGAACGTCGTCATGTCCGGCGGCTCGAAGACCTCCGACTACGAGTTCCTTTCGACCGTCGAGGCCGTAATCGACGCCGGCGCGACGGGGCTGGCCGTCGGCCGCAACGTCTGGCAGCGCGAGAACCCCACGCAGCTTCTCGACGCCCTGGAGAAGGTCATCTACGAGGAGGAAACCGCCGACGCCGCGCTCGAGCAGACCGAGTAG
- a CDS encoding class 1 fructose-bisphosphatase gives MTVSDPTVEDVVATVSRSATEIKQGLIGRRGTVDEENPSGERQAEADVWADEMLGERLAAIDGVGQYASEERPAVVDCGGDPDAGDAYAVAVDPLDGSSNLKSNNAMGTIFGVYDAALPAPGESLVAAGYVLYGPITTMVIATEETVAEYEMTGGERQLIERDVTLPEDPVVYGFGGRVPDWPADFEAYAREIEDELKLRYGGAMIADVNQVLTYGGVFAYPGLESRPEGKLRLQFEGNPIGYIVERAGGRSSDGDGSLLSVEPDALHDRTPVHVGNAELIDRLEDTLE, from the coding sequence ATGACGGTATCGGACCCAACGGTCGAGGACGTCGTCGCGACCGTCAGCCGATCAGCGACCGAGATCAAGCAGGGACTCATCGGTCGGCGCGGCACCGTCGACGAGGAGAACCCGAGCGGCGAGCGACAGGCCGAGGCCGACGTCTGGGCCGACGAGATGCTGGGAGAGCGACTCGCTGCGATCGACGGCGTCGGACAGTACGCCAGCGAGGAGCGTCCCGCGGTCGTCGACTGCGGCGGCGATCCGGACGCGGGCGACGCCTACGCGGTCGCCGTCGACCCGCTGGACGGCTCGTCGAACCTCAAGTCCAACAACGCGATGGGGACGATCTTCGGCGTCTACGACGCCGCGCTGCCCGCGCCGGGCGAATCGCTCGTCGCGGCCGGCTACGTCCTCTACGGGCCGATCACGACGATGGTGATCGCCACCGAGGAGACCGTCGCCGAGTACGAGATGACCGGCGGCGAACGCCAACTCATCGAACGGGACGTCACGCTCCCCGAGGACCCCGTCGTCTACGGCTTCGGCGGCCGCGTCCCCGACTGGCCCGCGGACTTCGAGGCCTACGCCCGCGAGATCGAGGACGAACTCAAACTCCGCTACGGCGGCGCGATGATCGCCGACGTCAACCAGGTGCTCACCTACGGCGGCGTCTTCGCGTATCCCGGCCTCGAGTCCCGCCCCGAGGGCAAACTGCGGCTGCAGTTCGAGGGGAACCCCATCGGCTACATCGTCGAACGCGCCGGGGGACGGTCCTCGGACGGCGACGGGTCGCTGCTGTCAGTCGAGCCCGACGCGTTACACGACCGGACGCCGGTCCACGTCGGTAACGCCGAACTGATCGATCGACTCGAGGACACGCTCGAGTAA
- a CDS encoding DUF5658 family protein, whose protein sequence is MSSDGAYPRFQLPLEVSPIALERALWVLVGLSLVGDVLTTFAGLRLGLVESNPVARSVIDGYGFVGMFALKGLAIGIGLVCRPLLPAAYRSIVPAGLAVPWTIAVCINLYVISTVL, encoded by the coding sequence ATGAGTTCCGACGGCGCCTACCCCCGGTTCCAGCTCCCGCTCGAGGTCTCGCCGATCGCCCTCGAGCGCGCCCTGTGGGTCCTCGTCGGCCTCTCGCTGGTCGGGGACGTCCTGACGACGTTCGCCGGACTCCGTCTGGGACTGGTCGAGTCGAACCCGGTCGCTCGCAGCGTGATCGACGGCTACGGATTCGTCGGGATGTTCGCTCTCAAGGGGCTGGCGATCGGCATCGGACTGGTCTGTCGTCCGTTGCTACCCGCGGCCTATCGGTCGATCGTTCCCGCCGGACTCGCCGTCCCCTGGACGATCGCCGTCTGTATCAACCTCTACGTGATCTCGACGGTGCTGTAG
- a CDS encoding NAD-dependent succinate-semialdehyde dehydrogenase — translation MSIESTNPATGEVVGTFDETSSDDREAHLERAAETFDEWSETSVEHRQQLLSAAADVLRDRSEEYAELMTEEMGKPIGQARDEVEKCAWVCDYYAEHAAEHLDDDVVASEPDARTLVSYEPLGPILAIMPWNFPFWQVFRFAAPNLAAGNVGLLKHASNVPGCAEAIEDVFREAGAPEGAFTSLLISSDEIDEVISDDRIAGVTITGSDGAGRAVAETAGSELKKNVLELGGSDPFVVLEDAPMDKTVETAVQARLINNGQSCIAAKRFVVVDDVYDEFVERFTEEMDAQTVGDPMNEDTDIGPQAREDLMEELHGQVEETVEQGGECRIGGEPMDRDGAFYPPTVLTDVPENAPADQEELFGPVATVFRVPDEEAAIEKANDTRFGLGASVWTEDLERGERVARQFESGLAFVNELVKSDPRLPFGGVKDSGYGRELARDGIREFVNRKTIWVQGDAGEETEMVE, via the coding sequence GTGTCCATCGAAAGCACCAACCCGGCGACGGGCGAGGTCGTCGGCACCTTCGACGAGACTTCGAGTGACGATCGCGAGGCCCACCTCGAGCGCGCGGCCGAGACCTTCGACGAGTGGAGCGAGACCTCGGTCGAGCACCGCCAGCAACTCCTGTCGGCGGCGGCCGACGTCCTCCGCGATCGGAGCGAGGAGTACGCCGAACTGATGACCGAGGAGATGGGCAAGCCGATCGGGCAGGCCCGCGACGAGGTCGAGAAGTGCGCGTGGGTCTGTGACTACTACGCCGAACACGCCGCCGAGCACCTCGACGACGACGTCGTCGCGAGCGAGCCCGATGCACGGACGCTCGTCTCCTACGAGCCGCTGGGTCCGATCCTGGCGATCATGCCGTGGAACTTCCCGTTCTGGCAAGTGTTCCGCTTCGCCGCGCCTAACCTCGCGGCGGGCAACGTCGGTCTGCTGAAACACGCCTCGAACGTCCCGGGCTGCGCGGAGGCGATCGAGGACGTCTTCCGGGAGGCGGGCGCTCCCGAGGGCGCCTTCACGTCCCTCCTGATTAGCTCCGACGAGATCGACGAGGTGATTTCGGACGACCGGATCGCGGGCGTCACCATCACCGGTAGCGACGGCGCGGGCCGGGCGGTCGCCGAGACCGCCGGCAGCGAACTCAAGAAGAACGTCCTCGAGCTCGGCGGGAGCGACCCCTTCGTCGTCCTCGAGGACGCGCCGATGGACAAGACCGTCGAGACGGCGGTGCAGGCCCGTCTCATCAACAACGGCCAGTCCTGTATCGCGGCCAAGCGGTTCGTCGTCGTCGACGACGTCTACGACGAGTTCGTCGAGCGCTTCACCGAGGAAATGGACGCCCAGACGGTCGGCGATCCGATGAACGAGGACACCGATATCGGCCCGCAGGCCCGCGAGGACCTCATGGAGGAGCTTCACGGACAGGTCGAGGAGACCGTAGAGCAGGGCGGCGAGTGCCGAATCGGCGGCGAGCCGATGGACCGCGACGGCGCGTTCTACCCGCCGACCGTCCTCACCGACGTCCCAGAAAACGCGCCCGCGGATCAGGAGGAACTGTTCGGCCCAGTGGCGACGGTCTTCCGCGTGCCGGACGAGGAGGCCGCGATCGAGAAGGCCAACGACACCCGGTTCGGTCTCGGCGCCAGCGTCTGGACGGAGGATCTGGAGCGCGGCGAGCGCGTCGCCCGGCAGTTCGAGTCGGGCCTCGCGTTCGTGAACGAACTCGTCAAGTCCGACCCGCGGCTGCCCTTCGGCGGCGTGAAGGACTCCGGATACGGCCGCGAACTCGCTCGCGACGGCATCCGGGAGTTCGTCAACCGGAAGACGATCTGGGTGCAAGGCGACGCGGGAGAGGAGACGGAGATGGTCGAGTAG
- the gdhB gene encoding glutamate dehydrogenase GdhB, which yields MTVADSQSEPESESAVETARHQLERAAAHLDVDEGIVNRLRHPTSVHRVTIPLERDDGSREMFTGYRAHHDSVRGPYKGGLRYHPEVSEEECVGLSMWMTWKCAVMDLPFGGGKGGIIVNPKELSADEKERLTRRFAEELRPVIGPMTDIPAPDMGTDPQTMAWFMDAYSMQQGETTPGVVTGKPPIVGGSYGREEAPGRSVGIITREAMAYYDWDVEETTVAVQGFGSVGANAARYLEDLGASVVAVSDVDGAIYDPDGLDTTDVEDHDESPGMVSGYDAPETLTNEELLELDVDVLVPAAIGNVLTGENARDVDADMIVEGANGPTTTTAERIFEEREIPVIPDIIANAGGVTVSYFEWLQDINRRAWTLERVNDELESEMRTAWNDVQTEYDARDVTWRDATYIVALERIACAHETRGLWP from the coding sequence ATGACAGTCGCTGATTCACAGTCGGAGCCCGAATCGGAGAGCGCCGTCGAAACGGCCCGCCACCAGCTCGAGCGCGCGGCGGCCCACCTCGACGTCGACGAGGGAATCGTCAACCGCCTGCGCCACCCCACGAGCGTCCACCGCGTGACGATTCCCCTCGAGCGCGACGACGGCTCCCGCGAGATGTTCACGGGATATCGTGCCCACCACGACAGCGTGCGCGGGCCGTACAAGGGCGGGCTGCGCTACCATCCGGAGGTGTCCGAAGAGGAGTGCGTCGGCCTCTCGATGTGGATGACCTGGAAGTGCGCCGTGATGGACCTCCCCTTCGGCGGCGGTAAGGGGGGAATCATCGTCAATCCGAAGGAGCTCAGCGCCGACGAGAAGGAGCGCCTCACCCGGCGCTTCGCGGAGGAGCTGCGGCCGGTGATCGGACCGATGACGGACATCCCCGCGCCGGACATGGGAACGGATCCGCAGACGATGGCGTGGTTCATGGACGCCTACTCGATGCAACAGGGCGAGACCACTCCCGGCGTCGTCACCGGCAAGCCGCCCATCGTCGGGGGCAGCTACGGCCGCGAGGAGGCGCCGGGCCGCAGCGTCGGGATCATCACGCGCGAGGCGATGGCGTACTACGACTGGGACGTCGAGGAAACGACCGTCGCCGTGCAGGGATTCGGTAGCGTCGGCGCCAACGCGGCACGGTACCTCGAGGACCTCGGCGCCTCCGTCGTCGCCGTCTCGGACGTCGACGGCGCCATCTACGACCCCGACGGGCTCGACACGACCGATGTCGAGGACCACGACGAGAGCCCGGGCATGGTCTCGGGCTACGACGCGCCCGAGACGCTCACGAACGAGGAACTGCTCGAGTTGGACGTGGACGTGCTCGTCCCCGCCGCGATCGGCAACGTCCTGACCGGCGAGAACGCCCGCGACGTCGACGCGGACATGATCGTCGAAGGGGCCAACGGCCCGACGACCACCACGGCCGAGCGCATCTTCGAGGAACGCGAGATCCCCGTGATTCCGGACATCATCGCCAACGCCGGCGGCGTCACCGTCTCGTACTTCGAGTGGCTCCAGGACATCAACCGGCGGGCGTGGACGCTCGAGCGGGTCAACGACGAACTCGAGAGCGAGATGCGTACGGCCTGGAACGACGTTCAGACGGAGTACGACGCCCGGGACGTGACCTGGCGGGACGCGACGTATATCGTGGCCCTCGAGCGGATCGCATGCGCCCACGAGACCCGTGGACTCTGGCCGTAG
- a CDS encoding cytochrome c biogenesis protein CcdA: MTSTTAALLEFFLLGLATPLTATCVVPLYPAFIAYLASAGEGDRETPVAVLGGLVVAGVLAFVTLVGLLWTVVFEAGISSAVDLVSPVAFAVLAVVGAVLVVSPSGFARVPTIEPPHTRYPTLSAFGYGFFFGATVLPCNPGLIALFFGRSTVAFPAFDSRLEVMLGFLAFGLGIGAPLLAFALVSQPVGRRVTRTLARYSRPINRLVGVVLLVVSLYYLLFVFSVVPGTEGLEPPFDLYLG; encoded by the coding sequence ATGACGTCGACGACCGCCGCCCTGCTCGAGTTCTTCCTGCTCGGTCTCGCGACGCCGCTCACCGCGACGTGTGTCGTGCCGCTCTACCCGGCCTTCATCGCCTATCTGGCGTCGGCCGGCGAGGGGGACCGCGAGACGCCCGTCGCGGTGCTCGGCGGCCTCGTCGTCGCGGGCGTACTCGCGTTCGTGACGCTCGTCGGCCTCCTGTGGACCGTCGTCTTCGAAGCCGGAATCTCGAGCGCCGTCGATCTGGTTTCGCCCGTCGCCTTCGCCGTCCTCGCCGTCGTCGGCGCGGTACTGGTCGTCTCGCCGAGCGGATTCGCCCGAGTACCGACGATCGAACCGCCGCACACGCGGTATCCGACGCTGTCGGCGTTCGGCTACGGTTTCTTCTTCGGGGCGACCGTGCTCCCCTGTAATCCGGGGCTGATCGCGCTGTTTTTCGGCCGTTCGACGGTCGCCTTCCCGGCGTTCGACTCGCGACTCGAGGTCATGCTCGGCTTCCTCGCGTTCGGGCTGGGGATCGGGGCCCCACTGCTGGCGTTCGCCCTCGTCTCTCAGCCGGTCGGCCGACGCGTCACGCGGACGCTGGCCCGCTACAGTCGGCCGATCAATCGGCTCGTCGGCGTCGTGTTGCTCGTCGTCTCGCTGTACTACCTGCTGTTCGTCTTCAGCGTCGTTCCCGGAACCGAGGGACTGGAGCCCCCGTTCGATCTCTATCTGGGATGA
- a CDS encoding orc1/cdc6 family replication initiation protein: MADQAGDPLFQSQDPIFDRKELLHVGHVPDEDRIVGRDDEIESVAAEIGAITRGDPPNNVMIYGKTGTGKSLISRHVATRARNAARDNGIDCGVLYVDCSEANTETRTTRQLALSLKDGTDYRENIPVRGVGTMEYYQHIWAILEDCFDAVVVILDEIDKLDNSNILMQLSRAREARKTDAYIGVIGISNKVKYRETLDERIDSSFGHRELFFHPYDASQLREIMRNREDAFQPDVLADGTIELCAALAAKKHGDARKAIEILKEAGELARRTGSETVSENHIKQAQEVAEINRIEELTSGATVHAKLALYALASHIITGERETYKTREIYQRYVGICDLVATDPITENGLYRQLKEQAFLGVIESEKTGGGRSQGSYLLHRLVTDPKHIVKAVRRDASLEELPTYGRLTETGPATGGRDTDLSSFD, encoded by the coding sequence ATGGCTGATCAGGCAGGGGACCCGCTTTTTCAATCACAGGATCCGATCTTCGATCGGAAGGAACTCCTCCACGTCGGACACGTCCCCGACGAGGATCGGATCGTCGGGCGGGACGACGAGATCGAATCCGTCGCCGCCGAGATCGGCGCGATCACGCGCGGCGATCCGCCGAACAACGTGATGATCTACGGGAAGACCGGAACCGGGAAGAGTCTCATCTCTCGTCACGTCGCGACGCGCGCTCGGAACGCCGCTCGAGACAACGGGATCGACTGCGGCGTGCTCTACGTCGACTGCTCGGAAGCGAACACGGAGACCCGGACGACGCGCCAGTTGGCGCTCAGTCTCAAAGACGGGACCGACTACCGGGAGAACATCCCGGTTCGGGGCGTCGGGACGATGGAGTACTACCAGCACATCTGGGCGATCCTCGAGGACTGTTTCGACGCGGTCGTCGTCATCCTGGACGAGATCGACAAACTGGACAACAGCAACATTCTGATGCAGCTCTCCCGCGCTCGCGAGGCCCGGAAGACCGACGCCTACATCGGCGTCATCGGGATCAGTAACAAGGTCAAGTACCGGGAGACGCTCGACGAGCGAATCGACAGTAGCTTCGGCCACCGCGAACTGTTCTTCCATCCCTACGACGCCTCGCAGCTCCGGGAGATCATGCGCAACCGCGAGGACGCCTTCCAACCCGACGTCCTCGCGGACGGCACGATCGAACTCTGCGCCGCGCTGGCCGCGAAGAAACACGGCGACGCTCGGAAGGCCATCGAGATCCTGAAAGAGGCGGGCGAACTCGCCCGTCGCACCGGGAGCGAGACCGTCTCGGAGAACCACATCAAGCAGGCCCAAGAGGTCGCGGAGATCAACCGGATCGAGGAACTCACCAGCGGCGCGACCGTCCATGCGAAACTCGCGCTCTACGCCCTGGCGAGTCACATCATCACCGGGGAGCGAGAGACGTACAAGACGCGGGAGATCTACCAGCGCTACGTCGGCATCTGCGATCTGGTCGCGACCGATCCGATCACCGAGAACGGCCTCTACCGACAGCTCAAGGAACAGGCGTTCCTCGGCGTCATCGAGTCCGAGAAGACCGGCGGCGGCCGCTCGCAGGGGAGTTACCTCCTCCACCGACTGGTCACCGATCCGAAGCACATCGTCAAGGCCGTCCGCCGCGACGCCTCGCTCGAGGAGCTGCCGACCTACGGCCGGCTCACCGAGACCGGACCGGCGACCGGCGGTCGCGATACCGACCTCTCCTCGTTCGACTGA
- a CDS encoding CoA ester lyase → MVRRSVLFTPGDRPEMLRKAPTAGADVIVFDLEDAVAPQRKDEARETVRGVLTDPEFDPDCEVCVRVNAADSALSADLETVLEPTESGDRGLDSVMAPKVASAADVRDLEDEIAKYDATLPVFALIESAAGVLAAPEIAAARATDALVFGAEDLSADIGATRSEEGTEVLYARERVVIAAAANDCTAIDTLVTDFEADQRLRDDAAFAVQLGYDGKLAIHPAQVDPINEAFTPSEADREWAERVLEAKREADAEGRGVFEVDGEMIDAPLIAQAERIVERASAATDSI, encoded by the coding sequence ATGGTCCGCAGAAGCGTTCTGTTCACTCCCGGCGACCGTCCCGAGATGCTTCGCAAGGCACCCACAGCGGGAGCGGACGTGATCGTGTTCGACCTCGAGGACGCCGTCGCGCCACAGCGGAAGGACGAAGCCCGCGAGACGGTCCGCGGGGTGCTCACCGACCCCGAGTTCGATCCCGACTGCGAGGTCTGCGTTCGCGTCAACGCCGCCGACTCGGCGCTGTCGGCCGACCTCGAGACCGTTCTCGAGCCGACGGAATCGGGCGACCGCGGACTCGATAGCGTAATGGCTCCCAAAGTCGCCTCGGCGGCGGACGTCCGCGACCTCGAGGACGAAATCGCGAAGTACGACGCCACGCTCCCCGTCTTCGCACTGATCGAGAGCGCGGCCGGCGTCCTCGCCGCGCCGGAGATCGCCGCCGCGCGGGCGACCGACGCGCTCGTCTTCGGCGCCGAGGACCTCTCGGCGGACATCGGCGCGACCCGGAGCGAGGAGGGGACGGAAGTGCTCTACGCGCGCGAACGCGTCGTGATCGCCGCCGCCGCGAACGACTGTACGGCGATCGACACGCTCGTCACCGACTTCGAGGCCGATCAGCGGCTCCGCGACGACGCCGCGTTCGCGGTTCAGCTCGGATACGACGGCAAGTTGGCGATCCACCCGGCTCAGGTCGATCCGATCAACGAGGCCTTCACTCCAAGTGAGGCGGATCGGGAGTGGGCCGAACGCGTCCTCGAAGCCAAACGCGAGGCCGACGCCGAGGGGCGAGGGGTCTTCGAGGTCGACGGCGAGATGATCGACGCACCGCTGATCGCCCAGGCCGAACGGATCGTGGAGCGAGCGTCTGCCGCTACCGATAGTATCTGA
- a CDS encoding Glu/Leu/Phe/Val dehydrogenase, producing the protein MAEEANPFESLQSQIDDAAAYLDVDDDVIERLKHPERVLETNLTVEMDDGSLERFTAFRSQFNGDRGPYKGGIRYHPQVSRDEVKALSGWMTYKTATVDIPLGGGKGGIIIDPADYSESELERVTRAFATELRPLIGEDRDIPAPDVNTGQREMNWIKDTYETLENTTEPGVITGKNISSGGSEGRVEATGRSTVIAAREAFDYLDKDLEGATVAVQGYGNAGWIAAKLIDEMGATVVAASDSSGGIYNPDGFDPVAAKDHKNETGSVVGYEESEEEITNEDVLTLDVDLLIPAALENAIDADLAEDVKADVISEAANGPLTPDADEVLEDKDVFVIPDILANAGGVTVSYFEWVQNRQRFHWTEERVNEELEAHIVDAFDSLVETIEEHDLENPRTATYVVAIQRVADSFEEAGSFP; encoded by the coding sequence ATGGCCGAAGAAGCGAACCCATTCGAAAGCCTTCAATCGCAGATCGACGACGCCGCCGCGTACCTCGACGTCGACGACGACGTCATCGAGCGGCTCAAGCACCCCGAGCGCGTGCTCGAGACGAACCTCACCGTGGAGATGGACGACGGTTCGCTCGAGCGGTTCACGGCCTTCCGCTCGCAGTTCAACGGCGACCGTGGCCCCTACAAGGGCGGCATTCGCTACCATCCGCAGGTCTCCCGGGACGAAGTCAAGGCACTGTCGGGCTGGATGACCTACAAGACGGCGACCGTCGACATCCCGCTGGGCGGCGGGAAGGGCGGGATCATCATCGATCCGGCCGACTACTCCGAGAGCGAACTCGAGCGAGTCACCCGCGCGTTCGCGACGGAGCTCCGCCCGCTGATCGGCGAGGACCGGGACATCCCCGCGCCCGACGTGAACACGGGCCAGCGGGAGATGAACTGGATCAAGGACACCTACGAGACCCTGGAAAACACCACGGAGCCGGGCGTCATCACGGGCAAGAACATCTCCAGCGGCGGTAGCGAGGGCCGCGTCGAGGCGACGGGCCGCTCGACCGTCATCGCCGCCCGCGAGGCGTTCGACTACCTCGACAAGGATCTCGAGGGCGCGACCGTCGCCGTGCAGGGCTACGGGAACGCCGGCTGGATCGCCGCGAAACTGATCGACGAGATGGGCGCGACCGTCGTCGCCGCCAGCGACTCCTCGGGCGGCATCTACAACCCCGACGGCTTCGATCCGGTCGCGGCCAAGGACCACAAGAACGAGACCGGCAGCGTCGTCGGCTACGAGGAGAGCGAGGAGGAGATCACCAACGAGGACGTGCTCACCCTCGACGTCGACCTCCTGATTCCCGCGGCCCTCGAGAACGCCATCGACGCCGACCTCGCGGAGGACGTGAAGGCCGACGTCATCTCCGAGGCCGCGAACGGACCGCTGACGCCCGACGCCGACGAGGTCCTCGAGGACAAGGACGTCTTCGTGATCCCGGATATCCTGGCCAACGCCGGCGGCGTCACCGTCTCGTACTTCGAGTGGGTCCAGAACCGACAGCGATTCCACTGGACGGAAGAGCGCGTCAACGAGGAACTCGAGGCCCACATCGTCGACGCCTTCGACTCGCTGGTCGAGACGATCGAGGAACACGACCTCGAGAATCCGCGGACCGCGACGTACGTGGTCGCGATTCAGCGCGTCGCCGACTCCTTCGAGGAAGCCGGATCGTTCCCGTGA
- a CDS encoding DUF2062 domain-containing protein — MVRERLASYRDRIRRKLVAAFREEHTPHQIAASFAIGVFVTALPTGGLGVGLFFVLVALQAWISKPAIFASVAVLNPMVKPAVYLSSFRLGSLLLGADSVGSRDAMTGETAWVAIRQLVLGNVVVAVGLAGLGYVAVLYLTLIHRRRSERFDVASDADVFGLFRR; from the coding sequence ATGGTTCGGGAACGGCTCGCCAGCTATCGTGATCGCATCCGCCGGAAACTCGTCGCCGCGTTCCGCGAGGAGCATACCCCGCATCAGATCGCCGCGAGCTTCGCGATCGGCGTCTTCGTGACGGCGCTCCCGACCGGCGGGCTGGGCGTCGGGCTGTTCTTCGTCCTCGTCGCGCTGCAGGCGTGGATCAGCAAACCCGCGATCTTCGCCTCCGTCGCCGTTCTCAACCCGATGGTGAAACCCGCGGTCTACCTCTCGAGCTTTCGGCTCGGCTCCCTGCTGCTGGGAGCCGACTCGGTGGGCTCTCGAGACGCGATGACGGGCGAGACGGCGTGGGTCGCGATCCGGCAACTCGTCCTCGGAAACGTCGTCGTCGCCGTCGGGCTCGCCGGCCTCGGCTACGTAGCTGTTTTATATTTGACACTCATTCATCGGCGCCGATCGGAGCGATTCGACGTGGCGTCCGATGCAGACGTCTTCGGTCTGTTTCGCCGCTGA
- a CDS encoding DUF6517 family protein: protein MNRRTLLGGLGTAGLASLAGCLGLVGMDNHESSPAGVDSAVRGETGYEQTAIDDVVIETEVGISAYSETISVTNYKTEHEKSVEIPPIGSQRAAIFTVFTSPKVGIAGRNFNPLEDMSTTELIEKVGNSYDNIGDISHEADAEITILEETTTRSRFSANATFNGHDLEVDVHVTEAVEAGDDLLVTIGVYPQRARGQEEENVLALMEGVDPDAADDGGNESDGNGDANESDGGNGGGSNESDDGTNESDDSDDGPLGTLE from the coding sequence ATGAATCGGAGAACACTGCTCGGTGGGCTCGGCACTGCGGGGCTGGCGAGTCTCGCGGGCTGTCTCGGGCTGGTCGGAATGGACAATCACGAGTCGTCGCCGGCCGGCGTCGACTCGGCCGTTCGCGGGGAGACCGGCTACGAACAGACGGCCATCGACGACGTCGTCATCGAAACGGAGGTCGGGATCAGCGCTTACTCCGAGACGATCTCCGTCACGAACTACAAGACCGAACACGAGAAATCCGTGGAGATCCCGCCGATCGGGAGCCAGCGCGCTGCCATCTTCACCGTCTTCACTTCCCCGAAAGTCGGGATCGCGGGCCGGAACTTCAATCCCCTCGAGGATATGTCGACCACGGAACTGATCGAGAAGGTCGGTAACAGCTACGACAACATCGGCGACATCTCCCACGAGGCGGACGCCGAGATCACGATCCTCGAGGAGACGACGACGCGGTCGCGGTTCAGCGCCAACGCGACGTTCAACGGTCACGACCTCGAGGTCGACGTCCACGTCACCGAGGCCGTCGAAGCCGGCGACGACCTGCTCGTGACCATCGGCGTCTATCCGCAGCGGGCCCGCGGACAGGAGGAAGAGAACGTTCTGGCGCTCATGGAGGGAGTCGACCCGGACGCCGCCGACGACGGCGGAAACGAGAGCGACGGGAACGGCGACGCCAACGAATCCGACGGGGGCAACGGCGGTGGTTCCAACGAATCCGACGACGGGACGAACGAGAGCGACGACAGCGACGACGGTCCGCTCGGAACGCTCGAGTAG